One genomic region from Croceicoccus sp. YJ47 encodes:
- a CDS encoding queuosine precursor transporter, whose product MNEHSALPADLPVIAPALFVFALLYGGMTCIAGVLGNKQVALGPFAVESGMFAFLILVILGGAVTELYGRRVANRLVLWGFVPLVAAILLSIFVSALPPSPDMEPERLTAIQTVLSGTFRIWLAGPIAYGVSQLLNVTIISFVRERMGGPVWVRAGIAGAISQAVDTVIFITVAFLGVFPILPLLIGQLLAKVTLSLLVVPWLVSAAVAIGTRLDRPGSRRTPA is encoded by the coding sequence ATGAACGAACATTCCGCTCTTCCCGCCGATCTACCGGTCATCGCCCCTGCCCTTTTCGTGTTCGCCCTGCTCTATGGCGGGATGACCTGCATTGCGGGCGTGCTGGGGAACAAGCAGGTCGCGCTCGGCCCGTTCGCGGTGGAATCGGGGATGTTCGCGTTTCTCATCCTCGTGATCCTGGGCGGCGCGGTGACGGAGCTTTACGGGCGGCGCGTGGCGAACCGGCTGGTGCTGTGGGGCTTTGTCCCGCTGGTGGCTGCGATCCTGCTGTCGATCTTCGTGTCGGCGCTCCCCCCCTCCCCCGACATGGAGCCCGAACGCCTCACCGCGATACAGACCGTATTGTCGGGGACGTTCCGGATCTGGCTCGCCGGGCCGATCGCCTATGGGGTGTCGCAATTGCTCAACGTGACGATCATCTCCTTCGTGCGCGAACGCATGGGCGGGCCGGTGTGGGTGCGCGCCGGGATCGCCGGCGCCATTTCGCAGGCGGTCGATACGGTCATCTTCATCACGGTCGCATTCCTGGGCGTGTTCCCGATCCTGCCGCTGCTCATCGGGCAATTGCTGGCGAAGGTCACGCTTTCGCTCCTTGTCGTGCCGTGGCTGGTGTCGGCGGCGGTCGCGATCGGCACGCGGCTCGACCGGCCGGGATCGCGCCGCACCCCGGCATGA
- a CDS encoding adenosine kinase produces MSAEPYDIVALGDAIVDVLARRDDAFLAACGVEKGTMRLLADADAAALARAMQDSGTVDEIPGGSAANTLAGVAAQGARARFIGQTGADRLGMVFAQHMDALRIDFDTPPVADAPTGRCFILISPDAQRTMQTAPGASHLLTRDALDEDAIRSARILFLEGYLWGPDTPRGAMVRAIEIARRETRTVAFTLSDSIVIPGRRDSLARLVADGGVDILFANEYEACLMAGVPDAETAIAALAAQVPTLVVTKGAEGALAIAGGERVEIAAAPVETVIDTTGAGDQFAAGFLAAHARGGDIAQCLHGGAEAAAAVIAHVGARPLMNPKGNG; encoded by the coding sequence TTGTCCGCCGAACCTTATGACATTGTCGCGCTGGGCGATGCCATCGTCGATGTGCTGGCCCGCCGGGACGATGCATTTCTTGCCGCCTGCGGGGTGGAGAAGGGCACGATGCGCCTTCTGGCCGATGCCGACGCGGCCGCCCTTGCCCGCGCGATGCAGGACAGCGGCACGGTGGACGAAATTCCCGGCGGAAGCGCGGCGAACACGCTCGCCGGCGTGGCGGCGCAGGGGGCGCGGGCGCGCTTCATCGGGCAGACGGGCGCCGACCGGCTGGGCATGGTGTTCGCACAGCACATGGATGCGCTGCGAATCGATTTCGACACGCCGCCTGTCGCCGATGCGCCGACGGGTCGCTGCTTCATCCTCATCAGCCCGGATGCGCAACGCACCATGCAGACAGCGCCCGGGGCAAGCCATCTCCTGACCCGCGACGCGCTGGACGAGGATGCGATCCGTTCGGCGCGCATCCTGTTCCTCGAAGGGTATCTGTGGGGGCCGGACACGCCGCGCGGCGCCATGGTCCGCGCGATTGAGATTGCCCGGCGGGAGACGCGCACGGTCGCGTTCACTCTGTCCGATTCCATCGTCATTCCGGGGCGCCGCGACAGCCTCGCCCGGCTGGTGGCGGACGGGGGCGTCGATATCCTGTTCGCGAACGAATACGAGGCATGCCTGATGGCGGGCGTGCCCGACGCCGAAACCGCGATCGCCGCGCTTGCCGCGCAGGTGCCGACGCTGGTCGTGACGAAGGGGGCCGAGGGCGCGCTGGCCATCGCAGGGGGTGAGCGTGTCGAGATTGCCGCCGCGCCTGTGGAAACGGTGATCGACACGACCGGTGCGGGCGATCAGTTCGCCGCCGGCTTCCTCGCCGCCCACGCGCGGGGCGGGGACATCGCGCAATGCCTTCATGGAGGAGCGGAAGCGGCGGCGGCGGTCATCGCCCATGTCGGCGCGCGCCCGTTGATGAACCCGAAAGGAAACGGATGA
- a CDS encoding TIGR00730 family Rossman fold protein — translation MMPAIRALAIYCGSAQGRDPEHMETARRLGRAMAEEGIDLVYGGGRLGLMGAVADAVLDAGGKAFGVIPDALVRHEVAHTGLTELHTVADMHQRKAKMTALADGFLCLPGGIGTMDELFEAWTWNALGYHAKPFCLLNTGGYWDRFLGFCDHMRNEGFMSEQRRSQLLCAETIGDALTVLEAAASAKPGGPVW, via the coding sequence ATGATGCCCGCAATACGCGCGCTCGCAATCTATTGCGGATCGGCACAAGGCCGCGACCCCGAACACATGGAAACGGCCCGCCGGCTGGGCCGTGCGATGGCGGAGGAGGGCATCGACCTCGTATATGGCGGGGGCCGGCTCGGCCTGATGGGGGCGGTGGCCGATGCGGTGCTGGATGCTGGCGGCAAGGCTTTCGGCGTGATCCCCGACGCACTCGTCCGGCATGAGGTCGCGCACACCGGCCTGACCGAATTGCACACCGTCGCCGACATGCATCAGCGCAAGGCGAAGATGACTGCGCTGGCCGACGGTTTCCTGTGCCTGCCGGGCGGGATCGGCACGATGGACGAATTGTTCGAGGCCTGGACCTGGAACGCGCTCGGCTATCATGCGAAGCCGTTCTGCCTGCTCAACACCGGCGGATATTGGGACCGGTTTCTCGGCTTTTGCGACCACATGCGCAACGAAGGCTTCATGAGCGAGCAGCGCCGCAGCCAGCTTTTGTGTGCCGAAACGATCGGCGATGCGCTTACCGTGCTGGAAGCCGCGGCGAGTGCGAAACCGGGCGGGCCGGTCTGGTAA
- a CDS encoding cytidine deaminase, giving the protein MTIEDLIAAARDAAARAHAPYSNFRVGCAVLSADGTVATGANMENACYRLGLCAEQSALSAAQHRFGLAQITHVVVAGGAAAGDGIAGHDVVTPCGGCRQAIYEAACLSGRDIAVTCVGAEGDARLDTTIGALLPHGFGPDALTRG; this is encoded by the coding sequence ATGACCATCGAAGACCTCATCGCCGCCGCGCGCGACGCCGCGGCCCGCGCGCACGCTCCCTATTCGAACTTTCGCGTCGGGTGCGCCGTGCTGTCCGCCGACGGAACGGTGGCCACCGGCGCGAACATGGAAAACGCATGCTACCGGCTGGGCCTGTGTGCTGAGCAATCGGCGCTGAGCGCGGCGCAGCACCGCTTTGGGTTGGCGCAGATTACCCATGTGGTGGTGGCGGGCGGCGCGGCGGCGGGCGACGGTATCGCGGGGCACGACGTGGTGACCCCGTGCGGCGGTTGCCGGCAGGCGATTTACGAGGCGGCATGCCTTTCGGGCCGGGACATCGCCGTAACCTGCGTCGGGGCCGAGGGGGATGCCCGGCTCGACACGACGATTGGCGCATTGCTGCCGCACGGCTTCGGTCCGGACGCGCTCACCCGCGGCTGA
- a CDS encoding energy transducer TonB yields MYLHSGNSSLAIQSGTAMVPEDCPARSAPAASASMHGDARSEAPFAPSGYRAATFDWRSVAAVGAIHAVAFAGLLTLGVVAERAEPVPIVQSFDIPLAANAPAPAEPVATPEPDTPPDSLAPVTPARETVAPRPRIALARTAAPVANVPVMPIALPPMPAAAPGPAAPTVAEPAPAPITPPDVAAAQRDNPAPEYPFIARRAREEGTVLLRVLVDPSGRVDTLKIAEGSRSSRLDEAALRAVRKWKFKPATQAGRAVAAWVVVPITFSLNR; encoded by the coding sequence GTGTATCTGCACTCCGGCAATTCGAGCCTTGCCATCCAATCGGGCACAGCGATGGTGCCCGAGGACTGCCCCGCCCGTTCGGCGCCGGCGGCTTCGGCGTCCATGCATGGCGATGCCCGTTCGGAGGCGCCCTTTGCGCCATCCGGCTATCGCGCCGCCACGTTCGACTGGCGCAGCGTGGCGGCGGTGGGGGCGATCCATGCGGTCGCGTTCGCGGGCCTGCTGACCCTCGGCGTGGTGGCGGAGCGCGCCGAACCCGTGCCGATCGTGCAAAGCTTCGACATCCCGCTCGCCGCCAATGCGCCCGCCCCGGCCGAACCGGTCGCCACCCCCGAACCCGATACGCCGCCGGATTCGCTGGCGCCCGTCACCCCGGCCCGCGAAACCGTTGCGCCCCGGCCGCGCATCGCCCTTGCCCGCACGGCCGCGCCGGTCGCGAACGTGCCGGTCATGCCCATTGCGCTGCCCCCGATGCCCGCGGCGGCGCCCGGCCCCGCCGCGCCGACGGTCGCCGAACCTGCACCCGCGCCGATCACCCCGCCCGACGTCGCCGCGGCACAGCGCGACAATCCGGCGCCCGAATATCCGTTCATCGCCCGCCGCGCGCGGGAGGAAGGTACCGTGCTGCTGCGCGTGCTGGTCGATCCGTCGGGCCGGGTCGACACGCTGAAGATTGCCGAAGGAAGCCGCTCCTCCCGGCTTGACGAGGCGGCCCTGCGCGCGGTGCGCAAATGGAAGTTCAAGCCGGCGACGCAGGCGGGCCGGGCCGTGGCGGCATGGGTCGTGGTGCCGATCACCTTTTCGCTGAACCGATAG
- a CDS encoding TonB-dependent siderophore receptor, with protein MNTNRSTAFRNRSLVLGCIGTAAAFASPALAQGTTATGNVEQAETRLEGMTITDDAVSDGYRAEAQRSPKATAPLIDTPRIVNVVTEDVIEHTASFTLEDALRTVPGITLGAGEGGTAAADIPLIRGVDATGDVFVDGLRDIGSQTRETFALEAIEVAKGPSSTFGGRGTAAGAINLVSKIAKEGDAIEAQATVGTDEFYRATADVNAQVADKLAFRVVGMWQDSEVAGRDAVFNDRWGVMPSVTWGAGTPITASLAYYHYETDSMPDYGIPTTSRGQLPDERREPADVDFDNFYGLLARDFQETSVDSGSFLFNGYLGGGVTLSHGTRFSRARNDYIVTNPDDSAGNVANGQVWRATKSRNSLSDSIASNTNLAAVFDTGGIGHSLSAGFEYSYADSANRNYSVDTGDRNCPEISFETYNCTDLANPDPSDPWTGTITRSTTPANATAEDYSVYLFDTVTLLPSLLVNGGVRWTDFSATASGCGRGGCYDAATDGDFFSYQAGVIFKPTSSTSLYASYADSKTPPGATVGEGAENLNGNNQSYRPQGFENWEVGAKAELFGGDMLLSGALYRVKRNNIVQLDDLDNVVETFGSARLQGVEVSASGRIGALTLLAGYTLVDSELRDEADANFGNALPNTPRHNFALTGNYQVTPRFAVGGGAYGASKRYADGANLISADGYVRLDANAEFLFTDHLGLRLNVQNLTDERYAVKLRNPHFAIPAAGRQALATLSVRY; from the coding sequence ATGAACACCAACCGCTCAACCGCATTTCGCAATCGTTCGCTCGTCCTCGGCTGCATCGGCACCGCCGCGGCCTTCGCCTCGCCCGCACTGGCGCAGGGGACCACCGCGACGGGCAATGTCGAACAGGCCGAAACCCGATTGGAAGGGATGACCATCACCGACGACGCGGTCAGTGACGGCTATCGCGCCGAGGCGCAGCGTTCGCCCAAGGCCACCGCCCCGCTCATCGACACGCCGCGCATCGTCAATGTCGTGACTGAGGATGTCATCGAACACACCGCCTCCTTCACGCTGGAGGATGCCTTGCGCACGGTGCCGGGCATCACGCTGGGCGCGGGCGAAGGCGGCACCGCGGCGGCGGATATCCCGCTCATCCGCGGGGTCGATGCGACCGGCGACGTGTTCGTCGACGGGCTGCGCGACATCGGCTCGCAAACGCGCGAAACCTTCGCACTGGAGGCGATCGAGGTCGCCAAGGGGCCCAGCTCCACCTTCGGCGGGCGCGGCACGGCGGCGGGCGCGATCAACCTCGTGTCCAAAATTGCGAAGGAAGGCGATGCCATCGAAGCGCAGGCCACCGTCGGCACCGACGAATTCTACCGCGCGACCGCCGACGTGAATGCGCAAGTCGCCGACAAGCTCGCCTTTCGCGTCGTCGGCATGTGGCAGGATTCCGAGGTTGCCGGCCGCGACGCGGTGTTCAACGACCGTTGGGGCGTGATGCCGTCCGTGACCTGGGGCGCGGGCACGCCGATCACGGCCAGCCTCGCCTATTATCATTACGAGACCGACAGCATGCCCGATTACGGCATCCCGACGACGTCTCGCGGGCAGCTTCCCGACGAGCGGCGCGAACCGGCGGATGTGGACTTCGACAATTTCTATGGCCTGCTCGCCCGCGATTTTCAGGAGACCAGCGTCGATTCGGGCAGTTTTCTGTTCAACGGCTATCTCGGCGGCGGGGTGACGCTGTCGCATGGCACGCGGTTCAGCCGGGCGCGCAACGACTATATCGTCACCAACCCGGACGACAGCGCCGGCAACGTGGCGAACGGCCAGGTGTGGCGCGCCACCAAGAGCCGCAATTCCCTCAGCGACAGCATCGCGAGCAACACCAATCTCGCCGCGGTGTTCGACACCGGCGGCATCGGCCACAGCCTTTCCGCAGGGTTCGAATACAGCTACGCCGATAGCGCGAACCGCAATTACAGCGTCGATACCGGCGACCGCAACTGTCCCGAAATATCGTTCGAAACGTATAATTGCACCGACCTTGCCAATCCCGACCCGTCGGACCCGTGGACCGGCACCATCACGCGCAGCACCACGCCGGCCAATGCCACGGCGGAGGATTACAGCGTCTATCTGTTCGACACGGTCACGCTTCTGCCCTCGTTGCTTGTGAATGGCGGCGTGCGGTGGACCGATTTTTCGGCGACGGCATCCGGCTGCGGTCGGGGCGGTTGTTACGATGCGGCGACCGATGGCGATTTCTTCAGCTATCAGGCCGGCGTCATCTTCAAGCCGACTTCGAGCACCAGCCTCTATGCCTCCTACGCCGATTCCAAGACGCCGCCGGGCGCCACCGTGGGCGAAGGCGCCGAAAACCTGAACGGCAATAATCAGTCCTATCGCCCGCAAGGTTTTGAAAATTGGGAAGTGGGCGCCAAGGCCGAGCTGTTCGGCGGGGACATGCTGCTATCGGGTGCGCTGTACCGGGTGAAGCGCAACAATATCGTACAGCTCGACGATCTCGACAATGTCGTCGAAACCTTCGGCTCCGCGCGGCTTCAGGGCGTGGAAGTGAGCGCGTCGGGACGGATCGGGGCGTTGACCCTGCTGGCGGGATATACGCTCGTGGACAGCGAGTTGCGCGATGAGGCGGACGCCAATTTCGGCAATGCGCTGCCCAACACGCCGCGGCATAATTTCGCGCTCACCGGCAATTATCAGGTGACGCCGCGCTTCGCCGTGGGCGGCGGTGCCTATGGCGCGTCGAAGCGTTACGCCGATGGCGCCAATCTCATCAGCGCGGATGGCTATGTGCGGCTCGACGCGAATGCCGAGTTCCTGTTCACCGACCATCTCGGCCTGCGTCTCAACGTGCAGAACCTCACGGATGAACGCTATGCGGTGAAATTGCGCAACCCGCATTTCGCCATCCCCGCCGCGGGACGGCAGGCGCTCGCCACGCTCAGCGTCCGCTATTGA
- a CDS encoding Fe2+-dependent dioxygenase, which translates to MMLTIPELLSREEVRDLRALIDQGPWVDGNETSGHQSRLAKKNRQLQEGSDTARKASAIVAGALNRSPLFISAALPLKVFPPLFNRYESGETFGAHVDNAIRRLSGSDFVIRSDLSCTVFLEEPDEYDGGALVVEDLFGEHRVKLPAGHAVLYPASSVHRVEPVTRGARIASFFWLQSMVRSDAEREELFRLDRAVQDLTTRHGGEDATVIALTALYHNLLRRWADS; encoded by the coding sequence ATGATGCTGACCATTCCCGAACTGTTGTCCCGCGAAGAGGTCCGCGACCTGCGCGCGCTGATCGACCAAGGCCCGTGGGTCGACGGGAACGAGACGTCGGGCCATCAATCCCGCCTCGCCAAGAAGAACCGGCAATTGCAGGAAGGCTCCGACACGGCCCGCAAGGCGAGCGCCATCGTCGCAGGCGCGCTCAACCGTTCGCCCTTGTTCATTTCCGCCGCGCTCCCGCTCAAGGTGTTTCCGCCGCTGTTCAACCGGTATGAGAGCGGCGAGACGTTCGGCGCCCACGTGGACAATGCGATCCGCCGGCTGAGCGGGAGCGATTTCGTCATCCGCAGCGACCTGTCCTGCACCGTGTTTCTGGAGGAGCCGGACGAATATGACGGCGGCGCGCTCGTGGTCGAGGATCTGTTCGGCGAGCACAGGGTGAAGCTGCCGGCGGGCCATGCCGTGCTTTACCCCGCCTCAAGCGTGCACCGGGTCGAGCCGGTGACGCGGGGGGCGCGCATCGCCTCGTTCTTCTGGCTGCAGAGCATGGTGCGCAGCGATGCGGAGCGCGAGGAGCTGTTCCGGCTCGACCGCGCGGTACAGGATCTCACCACCCGCCACGGCGGCGAGGACGCGACGGTCATCGCGCTCACCGCATTATATCATAACTTGCTGCGGCGGTGGGCCGATAGCTGA
- a CDS encoding FAD:protein FMN transferase, whose product MTALAEAAIDVAVPPMVGRPQSFVPFADGVDFTVEGEAIGTRWRIVGVAGGDGASDARRCMANAIALVTAQMSQWNPDSLLSRFNRADPGTRFAMPPQFALVLDCALNIARATGGAFDPALGRVSEAWGFGAAPPPATMPAPAGDESRWRSILFDAQSDTIVQPGGVALDFSAIAKGYAVDLASILLCHAGVMHHLVEIGGELRGCGVRRDGQPWWAGIEDAPGIDAPPARVALSNWSLATSGDWHRRRSAGGGDWSHTFAPATGAPMRGGSRAASVLHRDCMQADALATAMMAMPPGDAMAFADARNLPARVTDAGGTIRYSAAWRAML is encoded by the coding sequence GTGACGGCGCTGGCCGAAGCCGCCATCGATGTGGCCGTCCCGCCCATGGTGGGGCGGCCGCAATCGTTCGTGCCCTTCGCCGACGGCGTGGATTTCACGGTGGAGGGCGAGGCGATCGGCACGCGGTGGCGCATCGTCGGCGTGGCGGGCGGCGATGGCGCGTCCGATGCGCGCCGCTGCATGGCAAACGCGATTGCGCTCGTCACCGCGCAGATGAGCCAGTGGAACCCGGATTCGCTGCTCAGCCGTTTCAATCGCGCCGATCCGGGCACGCGCTTTGCAATGCCGCCGCAATTCGCGCTGGTGCTGGACTGCGCGCTCAATATCGCGCGGGCCACGGGCGGGGCGTTCGACCCCGCGCTCGGTCGGGTGAGCGAAGCATGGGGTTTCGGCGCCGCGCCGCCGCCCGCAACCATGCCCGCGCCCGCCGGCGATGAGTCGCGCTGGCGCTCTATCCTGTTCGACGCGCAAAGCGACACCATCGTGCAGCCCGGCGGAGTCGCGCTCGATTTCAGCGCCATTGCCAAGGGCTATGCCGTCGATCTCGCCTCCATCCTGCTATGCCACGCAGGGGTGATGCACCACCTCGTCGAGATCGGCGGGGAATTGCGCGGCTGCGGGGTCCGCCGCGATGGGCAGCCGTGGTGGGCCGGGATCGAGGATGCACCGGGTATCGACGCACCGCCGGCCCGAGTCGCGTTGAGCAACTGGTCGCTCGCCACCTCCGGCGACTGGCACCGGCGGCGTTCCGCAGGCGGCGGGGATTGGTCCCACACCTTCGCGCCCGCGACCGGGGCGCCCATGCGCGGCGGATCGCGCGCCGCCTCGGTCCTCCACCGCGATTGCATGCAGGCCGACGCGCTCGCCACCGCGATGATGGCGATGCCGCCCGGCGACGCGATGGCATTCGCCGACGCCCGCAACCTGCCCGCCCGCGTGACCGACGCCGGCGGCACCATCCGATACAGCGCCGCGTGGCGCGCCATGCTGTGA
- a CDS encoding DUF4198 domain-containing protein produces MTTTSQGTTPARRLSRTLTAMALAGVIGMTLATPAQAHRRWLLPSATVLSGQSETVTVDAAISNALFNFDHHAAGLDDLVVTGPDGNVVAPAIIGTGKYRSVFDVPLDTEGTYRIALASEGIFGRYMLNGEAKRWRGTAAEADTAIPAGATEVQLTPVSSRVETFVTLGAPNETALQPTGKGIEMMPVTHPNDLIAGEPAQFRFLLDGEPAAMDIEFVKGDTRYRDEAGIETVSTDADGLVTLTAQVPGMYFIETSANADGGRRASYSAVLEFNPA; encoded by the coding sequence ATGACCACGACATCGCAAGGCACGACACCTGCACGGCGCCTGAGCCGGACACTGACCGCCATGGCCCTTGCCGGGGTGATCGGCATGACGCTCGCCACCCCGGCGCAGGCGCATCGCCGCTGGTTGCTGCCGTCCGCCACCGTGCTTTCGGGGCAGAGCGAGACGGTGACGGTCGACGCCGCCATTTCCAACGCGCTGTTCAATTTCGACCACCATGCCGCCGGGCTGGACGATCTTGTCGTGACCGGTCCCGACGGCAATGTGGTCGCCCCCGCCATCATCGGCACCGGCAAATATCGCAGCGTGTTCGACGTGCCGCTAGATACCGAGGGCACCTATCGCATCGCGCTGGCGAGCGAGGGGATTTTCGGACGCTACATGCTGAACGGAGAGGCGAAACGGTGGCGCGGCACAGCGGCGGAGGCGGACACCGCCATTCCCGCAGGCGCCACCGAGGTCCAGCTCACCCCGGTATCGAGCCGGGTCGAAACCTTCGTGACGCTCGGCGCGCCCAACGAAACGGCGTTGCAGCCCACCGGCAAAGGCATCGAGATGATGCCCGTCACCCACCCCAACGACCTCATCGCGGGCGAGCCGGCCCAATTCCGCTTCCTCCTCGACGGAGAGCCCGCGGCGATGGACATCGAATTCGTGAAGGGCGACACGCGCTATCGCGACGAGGCGGGGATTGAGACGGTGTCCACCGATGCGGACGGGCTGGTCACGCTTACCGCACAGGTGCCCGGCATGTATTTCATCGAGACATCCGCCAATGCGGACGGCGGACGCCGCGCGAGCTACTCAGCCGTGCTGGAATTCAATCCGGCGTGA
- a CDS encoding DUF2271 domain-containing protein: protein MHFSTPAPQARIAARVTVGLLGSTFAVAPAAAQDMTVGVEIPRLSVAEYHRPYLAAWIEDGSGKAVADVAVWYDTDLRGGEGRKWLSDIRTWWRKSGRSLNLPVSGLSGPTRAPGRHAIRVPARATRALSAGNYVLRVEAAREVGGRELVSIPFRWGGGRVARSAEGSKELGTVTLTINP from the coding sequence ATGCATTTTTCCACCCCCGCACCCCAGGCACGCATCGCGGCGCGCGTCACCGTCGGCCTGCTCGGCTCCACATTCGCCGTCGCGCCCGCCGCCGCACAGGACATGACCGTCGGCGTGGAAATCCCCCGCCTTTCGGTGGCGGAATATCACCGCCCCTATCTCGCCGCATGGATCGAGGACGGTTCGGGCAAGGCCGTCGCCGATGTCGCCGTGTGGTACGATACCGACCTGCGCGGCGGCGAAGGGCGCAAATGGTTGAGCGACATCCGCACCTGGTGGCGCAAGTCGGGGCGTTCGCTGAACTTGCCGGTGAGCGGACTTTCCGGGCCGACCCGCGCGCCCGGCCGCCACGCGATCAGGGTGCCCGCCCGCGCCACCCGCGCGCTGTCGGCCGGAAACTACGTCCTCCGGGTCGAAGCCGCGCGCGAGGTCGGCGGGCGCGAACTTGTCTCGATCCCGTTCCGCTGGGGCGGCGGCCGCGTCGCCCGATCGGCGGAGGGTTCGAAGGAACTCGGCACCGTCACACTCACCATCAATCCATGA
- a CDS encoding PepSY-associated TM helix domain-containing protein gives MTSTNQSVRSPRAYPATGGAGGAAATRAPSPAPPRRAAARARRVSPFWSKQLHLWHWVSSAICLVGLLLFAFTGITLNHAADISADPVVVTVEDTLQPSLLRALQAAQRGDDPQMPTSVAQWSRETLDTGLAGRPAEWSEQEVYVPLPRPGGDGWVAFDLQTGDVIMERTDRGWISYLNDLHKARDTGTAWGWFIDIFSIACFVFALSGLFLLWLHAKKRRSTWPLVGAGLVVPALLIIIFIQH, from the coding sequence ATGACTTCGACGAATCAATCCGTTCGATCGCCGCGCGCGTACCCTGCGACCGGCGGCGCAGGCGGCGCGGCTGCGACCCGTGCGCCGTCGCCTGCCCCGCCGCGGCGGGCGGCGGCACGGGCGCGCCGCGTCTCGCCGTTCTGGTCGAAGCAACTTCATCTCTGGCACTGGGTCAGCAGCGCGATCTGTCTCGTCGGATTGCTGCTTTTCGCCTTCACCGGCATCACCTTGAACCACGCCGCCGACATTTCCGCCGATCCCGTCGTGGTCACGGTCGAGGATACGCTGCAACCCTCCCTGCTCCGCGCCTTGCAGGCGGCGCAGCGGGGCGACGATCCGCAAATGCCGACCTCGGTCGCGCAATGGTCGCGCGAAACGCTGGACACCGGGCTTGCCGGACGGCCCGCCGAATGGTCGGAGCAGGAAGTCTATGTCCCCCTCCCCCGCCCCGGCGGCGACGGATGGGTGGCGTTCGATCTGCAAACCGGCGACGTCATCATGGAACGCACCGACCGGGGGTGGATCTCCTATCTCAACGACCTGCACAAGGCGCGCGATACCGGCACGGCATGGGGCTGGTTCATCGACATATTCTCCATCGCCTGCTTCGTTTTTGCGTTGAGCGGGCTGTTCCTGCTCTGGCTCCATGCAAAGAAACGGCGTTCCACCTGGCCGCTGGTCGGGGCGGGGCTTGTCGTTCCGGCGCTGCTCATCATCATTTTCATCCAACATTGA
- a CDS encoding DUF2171 domain-containing protein → MVRERAAGGSYPAIAGPRHEASVSRGEAWTDAAFRPFHIQAPQRSGTQDRKKVFMFEKIRIKEHMEVADINGQHVGTVDDVEDNRIKLTKSDAGDNMHHFISLDEVEKIDDNRVYLKASAVIPQGVKG, encoded by the coding sequence GTGGTCAGGGAACGGGCGGCGGGCGGATCCTATCCGGCGATTGCGGGGCCGCGCCACGAAGCGAGCGTTTCACGCGGCGAAGCGTGGACCGATGCGGCGTTCCGTCCGTTTCATATACAAGCGCCGCAACGAAGCGGCACACAAGACAGAAAGAAGGTTTTTATGTTCGAGAAGATCCGCATCAAGGAACACATGGAAGTTGCCGACATCAATGGCCAGCATGTCGGGACCGTGGACGATGTCGAAGACAACCGCATCAAGCTGACGAAGTCCGACGCCGGTGACAACATGCACCATTTCATCTCGCTCGACGAGGTGGAGAAGATTGACGACAACCGCGTCTATCTCAAGGCGAGCGCCGTCATCCCCCAAGGCGTCAAAGGCTGA
- a CDS encoding DUF4440 domain-containing protein, with amino-acid sequence MDDDRIWTFEEELWTGGKDAYERKVGGECLMALPTMPFVFDGRAAKNAVEDTPSWEKISFEDKSVERPQEGLIVIAYRARASRGEETYHAVCTSTLMRIEHEEWKVVQHQQTPFDTNVASPD; translated from the coding sequence ATGGACGACGACCGTATCTGGACATTCGAGGAAGAGCTGTGGACCGGCGGCAAGGACGCCTACGAACGCAAGGTGGGCGGCGAATGCCTGATGGCGTTGCCGACGATGCCGTTCGTGTTCGACGGCCGCGCCGCGAAGAACGCGGTCGAGGACACGCCGAGCTGGGAAAAGATCAGCTTCGAGGACAAGAGCGTCGAACGCCCGCAGGAAGGGTTGATCGTCATCGCGTATCGCGCGCGTGCGTCGCGAGGTGAGGAAACCTACCACGCCGTATGCACGAGCACGCTGATGCGGATCGAGCACGAGGAATGGAAAGTCGTGCAGCATCAGCAGACGCCGTTCGACACCAATGTCGCATCGCCGGACTGA
- a CDS encoding DUF2171 domain-containing protein has product MQVVGADGAHVGTVDRVEGDRIKLTKDSASAGFEQQSHAGHHHYIAIGLVADVEGDIVRLSATGANAVQFEEEPGR; this is encoded by the coding sequence ATGCAGGTCGTCGGCGCCGACGGGGCACATGTCGGCACCGTGGACCGGGTCGAGGGCGACCGCATCAAGCTGACCAAGGACAGCGCCAGTGCCGGTTTCGAACAGCAGAGCCATGCCGGCCACCACCATTACATCGCGATCGGCCTCGTCGCGGATGTGGAGGGCGATATCGTTCGCCTCTCCGCCACCGGCGCGAACGCGGTGCAATTCGAGGAAGAGCCGGGGCGCTGA